Proteins encoded together in one Micromonospora kangleipakensis window:
- a CDS encoding sigma-70 family RNA polymerase sigma factor, whose product MHAVAAGWHGEVARPEWMFARAQPQSRASKAGRGVDAHPADRQNDPVTPRPAPGRHQAASPEASHSDQLIRLLYAEHAGPLLMFVMRLTGGDRQRAEDIVQETLLRAWRNAHRLGTHGQGSLRPWLVTVARRIAIDEHRSEQARPAETYDRDLTAFAEADSTDRVLRTMTVADALRTLSQSHREILVATYFRGRTVPEAAEELGLPLGTAKSRVYYALRALRTALQERGVTE is encoded by the coding sequence ATGCATGCGGTGGCGGCCGGCTGGCACGGCGAGGTGGCGAGGCCTGAGTGGATGTTCGCCCGGGCGCAGCCACAGTCGCGTGCGTCGAAGGCGGGCCGCGGGGTCGACGCACACCCCGCCGATCGCCAGAATGACCCGGTGACGCCGCGACCGGCGCCCGGGCGCCACCAGGCGGCGTCCCCTGAGGCCAGTCATTCCGACCAGTTGATCCGGCTGCTCTACGCGGAGCACGCCGGTCCGCTGCTGATGTTCGTGATGCGGCTGACCGGCGGTGACCGGCAGCGGGCCGAGGACATCGTCCAGGAGACGCTGCTGCGGGCCTGGCGCAACGCGCACCGGCTCGGCACCCACGGGCAGGGGTCGCTGCGCCCCTGGCTGGTCACCGTGGCCCGGCGGATCGCCATCGACGAGCATCGCAGCGAGCAGGCCCGCCCGGCGGAGACGTACGACCGGGACCTGACCGCGTTCGCCGAGGCGGACAGCACGGACCGGGTGCTGCGCACGATGACGGTCGCCGACGCGCTGCGTACCCTGAGCCAGTCGCACCGGGAGATCCTGGTGGCGACGTACTTCCGGGGCCGTACGGTGCCGGAGGCGGCCGAGGAGCTGGGCCTTCCGCTCGGCACCGCCAAGTCGCGCGTCTACTACGCGCTGCGCGCGCTGCGCACGGCTCTGCAGGAACGGGGGGTGACGGAATGA
- a CDS encoding spermidine synthase yields the protein MGRRRDADRVVEQVDTGQAELVPDPDRPGSWTLLLDGAPQSHVDLTDPTHLEFEYVRRLAAALDLVAPAGAPLRVLHLGGGALTLPRYVTATRPGSAQRVSEVDGALVELVRRALPWPTDPRLRVRVADARATLTASRDASYDVVVADVFAGARTPAHLTSVEYAAEVARVLRPDGWYLANIADGPPLRHARAQVATVRSVLPRACLVGDAAVLRGRRYGNLVLVAGRVEPPVPELTRRAAGDWFPGRVLAGEELDRFAGGASVVRDADATASTPPPPGIFSVRR from the coding sequence ATGGGCCGCCGACGCGACGCCGACCGGGTGGTCGAGCAGGTCGACACCGGGCAGGCCGAGCTGGTGCCGGACCCGGACCGGCCGGGCTCCTGGACGTTGCTCCTCGACGGCGCCCCGCAGTCCCACGTGGACCTCACCGACCCGACCCACCTGGAGTTCGAGTACGTCCGGCGGCTGGCCGCCGCGCTGGACCTGGTCGCCCCGGCCGGCGCCCCGCTGCGGGTGCTGCACCTCGGCGGCGGCGCGCTGACCCTGCCCCGGTACGTCACCGCGACCCGGCCCGGCTCTGCCCAGCGGGTGTCCGAGGTGGACGGTGCCCTGGTGGAGCTGGTCCGGCGGGCGCTGCCCTGGCCCACCGATCCGCGGCTGCGGGTCCGGGTGGCCGACGCCCGGGCCACCCTGACCGCCAGTCGGGACGCCAGCTACGACGTGGTGGTCGCGGACGTCTTCGCCGGCGCCCGCACCCCGGCCCACCTGACCTCGGTGGAGTACGCCGCCGAGGTGGCCCGGGTGCTCCGGCCGGACGGCTGGTACCTGGCCAACATCGCCGACGGGCCGCCGCTGCGGCACGCCCGCGCCCAGGTCGCCACGGTCCGCTCGGTGCTGCCCCGGGCCTGCCTGGTCGGCGACGCGGCCGTGCTGCGCGGGCGGCGCTACGGCAACCTGGTGCTGGTGGCCGGCCGGGTCGAGCCACCGGTGCCGGAGCTGACCCGGCGGGCGGCCGGCGACTGGTTCCCCGGCCGGGTGCTGGCCGGCGAGGAGCTGGACCGGTTCGCCGGCGGCGCCAGCGTGGTGCGCGACGCGGACGCTACCGCCTCCACCCCACCCCCGCCCGGAATTTTTTCCGTGCGCCGTTGA
- a CDS encoding RNA-guided endonuclease TnpB family protein, with protein sequence MKVTRIAYSTRLNAGKHAALLEQARRLGRVRSEVWQRYGSIAGVGSGLTCRQVRDRWLADGTHTRFGVLANAWKETVRDAMADIGANLAAAKVEVRRAITQRTSDPVERKRMFTALKANQWAEDPFLARQMRKHWKRGRNRTHDQIVVRADQHNTVTNARGQLWLAVPGLERRKMVRIPLSTTVAPTGTLRLILRGGRVEVHYQIDASQMRSSLRPCGDATIGVDKGYTEALTDSHGGRLGELLTSESDRLTERNRRRAKLRSIANTAALCGDHAKARRIRVNNLGTAKRDRQAARHRARVRTEIFTAVHRVVDKAATVVAEDLTKRFAGRKRLGKNVNRRLAGWTRGVTAEALANVSERRGSALVHVNAAYTSQACHRCGRLGRRSGDRLHCTLCRVVWQADVNAAINILQRAGDADIALHTPHRAVRQILQDRTDRHRTRLPVQDSSSATTERRANHPNRSPMSNSRKQVDR encoded by the coding sequence GTGAAGGTCACGCGGATCGCTTACTCGACGCGCCTGAACGCGGGTAAGCACGCCGCGTTGCTGGAGCAGGCTCGCCGGTTGGGTCGGGTTCGCAGTGAGGTGTGGCAGCGTTACGGGTCAATCGCCGGTGTCGGGTCCGGGCTGACGTGCCGGCAGGTGCGGGACCGGTGGTTGGCCGACGGCACGCACACGCGGTTCGGTGTGTTGGCGAACGCGTGGAAGGAAACCGTCCGCGACGCCATGGCCGACATCGGAGCGAACCTGGCGGCGGCGAAGGTCGAGGTTCGTCGTGCGATCACCCAGCGCACCAGCGATCCGGTCGAGCGCAAGCGAATGTTCACTGCGTTGAAGGCCAACCAGTGGGCTGAGGATCCGTTTCTGGCTCGGCAGATGCGTAAGCATTGGAAGCGTGGCCGCAACCGCACGCACGATCAGATCGTGGTGCGCGCCGACCAGCACAACACCGTCACCAACGCGCGCGGCCAATTGTGGCTGGCGGTCCCGGGCCTCGAACGGCGCAAGATGGTCAGAATCCCGCTGTCCACGACGGTGGCCCCGACGGGCACGTTGCGGCTGATCCTGCGCGGCGGGCGGGTTGAGGTGCACTATCAGATCGACGCGTCGCAGATGCGGTCGTCGCTGCGGCCCTGCGGCGATGCGACGATCGGTGTCGACAAGGGCTACACCGAAGCCCTGACCGACTCCCACGGCGGCCGCCTCGGTGAGCTGCTGACCAGCGAGTCGGACCGGTTGACGGAACGTAACCGGCGTCGGGCCAAGCTGCGGTCGATAGCGAACACCGCCGCCCTGTGTGGTGATCATGCGAAGGCGCGCCGGATCAGGGTGAACAACCTCGGGACGGCCAAGCGGGACCGGCAAGCCGCTCGGCACCGTGCGCGGGTGCGCACGGAGATCTTCACCGCCGTGCACCGCGTCGTCGACAAGGCCGCCACCGTGGTCGCCGAAGACCTCACCAAACGCTTCGCCGGGCGCAAGAGGCTCGGTAAGAACGTAAATCGGCGTCTTGCCGGGTGGACCAGAGGTGTCACCGCCGAGGCGCTGGCGAACGTGTCGGAGCGCAGAGGTTCTGCGCTCGTGCACGTCAACGCCGCCTACACCTCACAAGCCTGTCACCGCTGCGGCCGGCTCGGCCGACGCAGCGGGGACCGGCTTCACTGCACCCTGTGCAGGGTGGTGTGGCAGGCCGACGTGAACGCCGCGATCAACATCCTGCAACGAGCAGGCGACGCCGACATCGCCCTGCACACCCCGCACCGCGCCGTGAGGCAGATCCTGCAGGATAGGACCGATCGCCACCGGACCAGACTGCCGGTCCAGGACTCCAGCTCGGCCACCACCGAGCGGAGAGCGAACCATCCGAACCGCTCGCCCATGAGCAACAGTAGGAAGCAGGTCGACCGCTGA
- a CDS encoding AAA family ATPase yields MRPIRLDMAGFTVFREETTVDFTDADFFALVGPTGSGKSTVLDAICFALYGTVPRWGGARGLTNALAPSATEARVRLVFESAGDRYVATRVVRRDGRGAVKTANAGLQLMPAGFDVTKLDTGLSPDDLGEVVAGTPAEMEEAVLEAVGLPYEQFTSCVVLPQGQFADFLHAKPATRQQILVNLLGLGVYEAVQKRATERAGQAEAKLEAVDRMLAGLAAVDDETVAGAQAQVDRARELAGAVAVAVPELERARGTAREVAAALAALDAELAVLAAVRAPDGIAELARAVTTARAAADEAGAAVALAEEREEKLRGELAAAGDESALRLLLKAHADRDRLTAEAETVRAAVTGAQAEHDAAAQALAEARAAAERADTELEAAFRAHEEAKATDQAVALRAHLVDGAPCPVCEQVVPRVPAVPAGSAVARATAAGKAARAASEAAKRAVQERDAAARDLDRVLLRARAQHDQLRARLAELDDQLADAAAPAALRAALDEHARLRRALEEAATAVRAGRDAARRARGALDGAEERLRRAWRDFDTARDRLARFGPPAADRDDVAAAWATLAGWAGGEADRRRADRTGLVDSVAAAQAAATEVEERIAALFTAAGLAVADDPGRAAAVAVERAEAELRRLVERREQAAELREQRAGHEREARVARALAGHLRANNFERWLLAEALDLLVDGASRILRELSGGQYDLVHDKGEFFVVDHHDAGLRRGVRTLSGGETFQASLALALALSEQLAGMSTTAASLESIVLDEGFGTLDAATLDTVAATLESLAARGDRMVGVVTHVPALAERIPVRYEVRKDARTARIERTGL; encoded by the coding sequence ATGCGCCCGATCCGGCTGGACATGGCGGGCTTCACGGTCTTCCGCGAGGAGACCACCGTCGACTTCACCGACGCCGACTTCTTCGCCCTGGTCGGGCCGACCGGCTCCGGCAAGTCCACGGTGCTCGACGCGATCTGCTTCGCCCTCTACGGCACCGTGCCCCGGTGGGGCGGCGCCCGGGGCCTGACCAACGCGCTCGCCCCGTCGGCCACCGAGGCCCGGGTCCGGCTGGTCTTCGAGTCCGCCGGCGACCGGTACGTCGCCACCCGGGTGGTCCGCCGGGACGGCCGGGGCGCGGTCAAGACCGCCAACGCCGGATTGCAGCTCATGCCCGCCGGCTTCGACGTGACCAAGCTCGACACCGGGCTGAGCCCGGACGACCTCGGCGAGGTGGTCGCCGGCACCCCCGCCGAGATGGAGGAGGCGGTGCTGGAGGCGGTCGGGCTGCCGTACGAGCAGTTCACCTCCTGCGTGGTGCTGCCGCAGGGACAGTTCGCCGACTTCCTGCACGCCAAGCCCGCCACCCGGCAGCAGATCCTGGTCAACCTGCTCGGCCTCGGCGTCTACGAGGCGGTGCAGAAGCGGGCCACCGAACGCGCCGGGCAGGCCGAGGCGAAGCTGGAGGCCGTGGACCGGATGCTCGCCGGGCTCGCCGCCGTCGACGACGAGACGGTGGCCGGGGCGCAGGCGCAGGTCGACCGGGCGCGGGAGCTGGCCGGGGCGGTGGCGGTGGCCGTACCGGAGCTGGAACGGGCCCGGGGCACGGCGCGGGAGGTGGCGGCGGCGCTGGCCGCGCTCGACGCGGAGCTGGCCGTGCTGGCAGCGGTGCGGGCGCCGGACGGGATCGCCGAACTGGCCCGCGCGGTGACCACGGCGCGGGCCGCGGCCGACGAGGCGGGTGCCGCCGTGGCCCTCGCCGAGGAGCGGGAGGAGAAGCTCCGCGGCGAGCTGGCCGCGGCCGGCGACGAGAGCGCGCTGCGCCTGCTGCTGAAGGCGCACGCCGACCGGGACCGGCTGACCGCCGAGGCGGAGACGGTCCGGGCCGCGGTGACCGGGGCGCAGGCCGAACACGACGCGGCCGCGCAGGCCCTCGCGGAGGCGCGGGCCGCGGCCGAGCGGGCGGACACGGAGCTGGAGGCGGCGTTCCGGGCGCACGAGGAGGCGAAGGCCACCGACCAGGCCGTGGCGCTCCGGGCCCACCTGGTCGACGGGGCGCCCTGCCCGGTCTGCGAGCAGGTGGTGCCCCGGGTGCCGGCGGTGCCGGCGGGGTCGGCGGTGGCCCGGGCCACCGCCGCGGGGAAGGCGGCCCGGGCCGCCAGCGAGGCCGCGAAGCGGGCGGTGCAGGAGCGCGACGCCGCGGCCCGCGACCTGGACCGGGTGCTGCTGCGCGCCCGCGCGCAGCACGACCAGCTGCGGGCCCGGCTGGCCGAGCTGGACGACCAGCTCGCCGACGCCGCCGCGCCGGCCGCGCTGCGGGCGGCCCTGGACGAGCACGCCCGGCTGCGCCGGGCGCTGGAGGAGGCGGCGACCGCGGTCCGCGCCGGACGGGACGCCGCCCGGCGGGCCCGGGGCGCGCTGGACGGTGCCGAGGAGCGGCTGCGCCGGGCGTGGCGCGACTTCGACACGGCCCGGGACCGGCTCGCCCGATTCGGCCCGCCGGCCGCCGACCGCGACGACGTGGCCGCCGCCTGGGCCACCCTGGCCGGGTGGGCCGGCGGCGAGGCCGACCGGCGGCGGGCGGACCGCACCGGGCTGGTCGACTCGGTCGCCGCGGCCCAGGCGGCGGCGACCGAGGTCGAGGAGCGGATCGCCGCCCTCTTCACCGCCGCCGGCCTGGCCGTCGCCGACGACCCGGGCCGGGCCGCCGCGGTGGCGGTGGAGCGCGCCGAGGCCGAGCTGCGCCGGCTGGTCGAGCGGCGCGAGCAGGCCGCCGAGCTGCGCGAGCAGCGGGCCGGCCACGAGCGGGAGGCCCGGGTCGCCCGGGCCCTGGCCGGGCACCTGCGGGCCAACAACTTCGAGCGCTGGCTGCTGGCCGAGGCGTTGGACCTGCTGGTCGACGGCGCGTCGCGGATCCTGCGCGAGCTCTCCGGCGGCCAGTACGACCTGGTGCACGACAAGGGCGAGTTCTTCGTGGTCGACCATCACGACGCCGGGCTGCGCCGGGGCGTGCGCACCCTCTCCGGCGGGGAGACGTTCCAGGCCTCGCTGGCGCTGGCCCTGGCGCTCTCCGAGCAGCTGGCCGGGATGTCCACCACCGCGGCGAGCCTGGAGTCGATCGTCCTCGACGAGGGCTTCGGCACGCTCGACGCGGCCACCCTGGACACCGTCGCGGCGACCCTGGAGAGCCTGGCCGCCCGCGGCGACCGGATGGTCGGCGTGGTCACCCACGTGCCGGCCCTCGCGGAGCGGATCCCGGTCCGCTACGAGGTCCGCAAGGACGCCCGCACCGCCCGCATCGAACGGACCGGCCTGTGA
- a CDS encoding anti-sigma factor family protein produces MSRADHMDVAAYALGVLDQQDAERFEEHLATCWACAAELETMVPVVGLLAGIDGETMTALEQTQTDPALLDRTLVAVRQHRRRTRFRQLLATAAAVVVFGGLSGVGIAGFAGSGDDDRIPQAEPTLTTPVTGPPSPEPTNSGDGFGGPDPVDGEQHDATDPGTGVETTMFLNAKEYGTQVFVRLTKLPGPRTCRLVIIRKNATSEVVSTWSVPGGGYGTSTNQLPLELTASTSAVRDDIAKIQVQSVDVNGIASPLVTVADL; encoded by the coding sequence ATGAGCCGGGCAGACCACATGGACGTGGCCGCGTACGCGCTCGGCGTGCTCGACCAGCAGGACGCCGAACGGTTCGAGGAGCACCTCGCCACCTGTTGGGCGTGCGCCGCGGAGCTGGAGACCATGGTCCCCGTGGTGGGGTTGCTCGCCGGCATCGACGGCGAGACGATGACCGCGCTGGAGCAGACCCAGACCGACCCGGCCCTGCTGGACCGGACGCTGGTGGCGGTGCGGCAGCACCGCCGGCGTACCCGGTTCCGGCAGCTTCTCGCCACGGCGGCGGCCGTGGTGGTCTTCGGCGGACTGAGCGGCGTCGGCATCGCCGGCTTCGCGGGCAGCGGGGACGACGACCGGATCCCGCAGGCCGAGCCGACCCTGACCACCCCCGTCACCGGCCCACCGTCGCCCGAGCCGACGAACTCCGGTGATGGGTTCGGAGGCCCGGACCCGGTTGATGGTGAGCAGCACGACGCCACCGACCCGGGCACCGGCGTGGAGACGACGATGTTCCTCAACGCCAAGGAGTACGGCACGCAGGTGTTCGTCCGGCTGACCAAGCTGCCGGGGCCGCGCACCTGCCGGCTGGTGATCATCAGAAAGAACGCCACCAGCGAGGTGGTCTCGACCTGGTCGGTGCCGGGGGGCGGGTACGGGACCAGCACCAACCAGCTCCCGCTGGAGCTGACCGCGTCCACCTCGGCGGTGCGCGACGACATCGCGAAGATCCAGGTGCAGTCCGTCGACGTCAACGGGATCGCCAGCCCGCTGGTGACGGTGGCCGACCTCTGA
- a CDS encoding glycosyltransferase yields MTIVEAMRLGLPVVSTDCPVGPREIIDDGEDGLLVPSDDLDAYAVALRTRMRNDDLRARMAKMALANSARFDPAHLAAQFADDCAEVLAVRRGETPRHRRTGRRGTPRRGLTRSMLARGGELFREPDLVRTLADPLLRGIAGNDLPRRASVGALVRLARIRRARATSTRLQQAIRRRVSGPADVPAADCRVLPHLGLRWSVDAAACSPGAWVVLRNTREVVQVSLGPSNDGLRHVGTLDADALSEGRWNVYLADGKGARRRVRPQRLDSRVLTDCPDDGLAGERSGVRAHVPYRTTDGFLAVRSWVRAAHAEVRRIVLDGETVTIAFSWYGPGTPDGAVLRRRPGELEYAIAELSHPDTPARLAHLLARRDRHVFCLNDAFSTEEDLAAQLSILTPFLDTYFPVASPWEKG; encoded by the coding sequence ATGACGATCGTCGAGGCGATGCGGCTCGGCCTGCCCGTCGTCAGCACCGACTGTCCCGTGGGTCCGCGCGAGATCATCGACGACGGCGAGGACGGTCTGCTCGTTCCGAGCGACGACCTCGACGCGTACGCCGTCGCGCTGCGGACGCGGATGCGGAACGACGACCTGCGCGCCCGGATGGCCAAGATGGCGCTGGCCAACTCCGCCCGCTTCGATCCAGCCCACCTGGCTGCCCAGTTCGCCGACGACTGCGCGGAGGTGCTGGCCGTCCGGCGCGGCGAGACGCCCCGGCACCGCCGGACGGGACGACGCGGGACGCCGAGGAGGGGGCTGACCCGGTCGATGCTGGCCCGGGGCGGCGAGCTGTTCCGGGAGCCGGATCTGGTCCGGACGCTGGCCGATCCGCTGCTGCGCGGGATCGCGGGCAACGACCTCCCCCGGCGGGCGAGTGTGGGCGCGCTCGTGCGGCTGGCCCGGATCCGGCGGGCTCGGGCAACCAGCACCCGGCTGCAGCAGGCGATCCGGCGGCGGGTCTCGGGCCCGGCCGACGTTCCGGCCGCGGACTGCCGGGTGCTGCCCCATCTCGGACTGCGCTGGTCGGTCGACGCGGCGGCATGCTCTCCCGGCGCGTGGGTCGTGCTGCGCAACACCCGCGAGGTCGTCCAGGTGTCCCTCGGCCCGTCGAACGACGGCCTCCGGCACGTCGGCACGCTCGACGCCGACGCGCTTTCGGAGGGCCGGTGGAACGTCTATCTGGCGGACGGGAAGGGGGCCCGGCGCCGGGTGCGGCCGCAGCGGCTCGACAGCCGGGTCCTCACCGACTGCCCGGACGACGGCCTCGCCGGGGAGCGGTCCGGGGTGCGGGCGCACGTGCCCTACCGCACCACGGACGGCTTCCTGGCGGTGCGCAGCTGGGTGCGCGCCGCGCACGCGGAGGTGCGCCGGATCGTCCTCGACGGCGAGACCGTCACGATCGCGTTCAGCTGGTACGGGCCGGGGACCCCGGACGGCGCCGTGCTCCGTCGCCGGCCGGGCGAGCTGGAATACGCCATCGCCGAACTGTCCCATCCCGACACGCCCGCGCGCCTCGCGCACCTGCTCGCGCGCCGGGACCGGCACGTCTTCTGTCTCAACGACGCCTTCTCCACGGAGGAGGACCTGGCCGCCCAGCTGTCGATCCTCACGCCCTTCCTGGACACCTACTTCCCGGTGGCCAGTCCCTGGGAGAAGGGCTGA